A single Klebsiella variicola DNA region contains:
- the alaC gene encoding alanine transaminase encodes MAESSPERRFTRIDRLPPYVFNITAELKMAARRRGEDIIDFSMGNPDGATPPHIVEKLCTVAQRPDTHGYSTSRGIPRLRRAISRWYEERYNVDIDPESEAIVTIGSKEGLAHLMLATLDHGDTVLVPNPSYPIHIYGAVIAGAQVRSVPLVEGVDFFNELERAIRESYPKPKMMILGFPSNPTAQCVELDFFEKVVALAKQYDILVVHDLAYADIVYDGWKAPSIMQVPGARDVAVEFFTLSKSYNMAGWRIGFMVGNKTLVNALARIKSYHDYGTFTPLQVAAIAALEGDQQCVREIAEQYKRRRDVLVKGLHEAGWMVECPKASMYVWAKIPEPYAAMGSLEFAKKLLNEAKVCVSPGIGFGDYGDTHVRFALIENRDRTRQAIRGIKAMFRADGLLPAAS; translated from the coding sequence ATGGCTGAATCCAGTCCTGAACGCCGTTTTACGCGTATCGATCGTCTCCCCCCGTACGTTTTTAATATTACTGCTGAACTGAAAATGGCTGCGCGCCGGCGCGGCGAGGATATTATTGATTTCAGTATGGGCAATCCCGATGGCGCGACGCCGCCGCATATCGTGGAAAAACTTTGCACCGTTGCCCAACGGCCTGACACCCATGGTTACTCTACGTCGCGGGGGATCCCGCGCCTGCGTCGCGCCATTTCACGCTGGTATGAAGAACGCTATAACGTTGACATCGATCCGGAATCGGAAGCGATCGTCACCATTGGTTCGAAAGAGGGGCTGGCGCACCTGATGCTGGCGACTCTGGATCATGGCGACACGGTGCTGGTGCCAAACCCCAGCTATCCGATTCACATCTATGGCGCGGTGATTGCCGGGGCGCAGGTGCGCTCAGTGCCGCTGGTGGAAGGTGTGGATTTCTTTAACGAGCTGGAACGCGCCATCCGCGAGAGTTACCCGAAGCCGAAGATGATGATCCTTGGCTTTCCCTCGAATCCAACGGCGCAGTGTGTGGAGCTGGACTTTTTTGAAAAGGTCGTCGCCCTGGCGAAGCAGTATGACATCCTGGTCGTCCACGATCTGGCCTATGCCGATATCGTGTATGACGGCTGGAAAGCGCCCTCCATTATGCAGGTGCCCGGCGCGCGTGATGTCGCCGTCGAGTTCTTTACCCTGTCGAAAAGCTATAACATGGCCGGCTGGCGCATTGGCTTTATGGTCGGCAATAAGACCCTGGTGAATGCCCTCGCTCGCATCAAAAGCTATCACGACTATGGCACGTTTACGCCGCTGCAGGTGGCGGCGATCGCTGCCCTTGAGGGCGATCAGCAGTGCGTGCGTGAAATTGCCGAACAATATAAGCGCCGTCGCGATGTGCTGGTGAAAGGGCTCCACGAAGCCGGCTGGATGGTGGAATGTCCGAAAGCGTCCATGTACGTCTGGGCAAAAATACCGGAACCTTACGCTGCCATGGGCTCGCTGGAGTTTGCGAAAAAGTTGCTTAATGAAGCGAAGGTCTGCGTCTCGCCGGGGATAGGCTTTGGCGACTATGGCGATACTCACGTCCGCTTCGCGCTGATCGAAAACCGGGACCGTACGCGCCAGGCGATCCGTGGCATCAAGGCGATGTTCCGCGCCGATGGCTTGCTGCCCGCCGCGAGCTAG
- the ypdK gene encoding membrane protein YpdK, whose translation MKYFFMGLSFMVIVWAGTFALMI comes from the coding sequence GTGAAATACTTCTTTATGGGCCTCTCTTTTATGGTCATCGTTTGGGCCGGTACTTTTGCCCTGATGATCTAG
- a CDS encoding cyanate transporter, whose product MTPMLRQNLTLCVLVLIGINMRPLLTSIGPLLPDIRAASGMSYTLVALLTALPVIAMGVLALAGGWVDRTVGQNCSIALSLLIIAAGALLRESAPHSGLLLSSALAGGIGIGIIQAAIPAVIKRLFARRTPLVMGLWSAALMGGGGLGAAFTPWLASRSTVWHQALAWWALPALLALLGWLAICRQLPRAPHQTSASPRVAIIGQRRAWTLGLYFGLINAGYASLIAWLPPYYIQLGDSAQYSGSLLALLTVGQTAGALLLPALARQDDRRQLLLFALALQLIGFCGFIWLPQHVPALWAIACGVGLGGAFPLCLVLALDHAGQPAVAGRLVAFMQGIGFIIAGLSPWLSGLLRSLSGNYTLDWSWHALCVLLLMALTLRFIPAHYPAEWRPRASDQH is encoded by the coding sequence ATGACGCCCATGCTGCGACAGAATCTGACGCTGTGTGTCCTGGTTCTCATCGGGATAAACATGCGTCCGCTGCTCACCTCGATAGGTCCCTTGCTGCCGGATATCCGCGCCGCCAGCGGGATGAGCTATACCCTGGTCGCGCTCCTCACCGCCCTGCCGGTCATCGCGATGGGCGTGCTCGCGCTGGCCGGCGGCTGGGTCGATCGCACTGTTGGTCAAAACTGCAGCATTGCGCTGAGCCTGCTGATTATCGCGGCGGGTGCCCTGCTGCGGGAAAGCGCCCCACATAGCGGTTTGCTGCTCAGCAGCGCCCTTGCGGGGGGAATTGGCATCGGCATTATCCAGGCCGCCATCCCGGCGGTGATAAAGCGGCTGTTCGCCCGGCGTACGCCGCTGGTGATGGGACTATGGTCGGCGGCGCTGATGGGCGGCGGCGGGTTAGGCGCTGCGTTCACGCCATGGCTGGCGTCACGCAGTACGGTCTGGCACCAGGCGCTGGCCTGGTGGGCGCTCCCTGCCCTGCTGGCCCTGCTCGGCTGGCTGGCGATTTGCCGGCAATTGCCTCGCGCACCGCATCAGACCAGCGCTTCCCCCCGGGTCGCGATTATTGGCCAGCGCCGCGCCTGGACGCTGGGACTCTATTTCGGACTGATCAATGCCGGTTACGCCAGTCTGATCGCCTGGCTGCCGCCCTACTATATCCAGCTTGGCGATAGCGCCCAGTACAGCGGCTCACTGCTGGCGCTGCTGACCGTCGGGCAAACCGCGGGGGCGCTGCTGCTCCCGGCGCTGGCTCGCCAGGATGACCGACGCCAGCTTCTGCTGTTCGCGCTGGCGCTACAGCTCATTGGCTTCTGCGGCTTCATCTGGCTGCCGCAGCACGTCCCAGCGCTGTGGGCCATCGCCTGTGGAGTGGGTCTGGGTGGCGCCTTTCCCCTGTGCCTGGTGCTGGCGCTGGATCACGCCGGACAACCGGCGGTAGCCGGCCGGCTGGTGGCGTTTATGCAGGGTATCGGATTTATCATCGCAGGCCTCTCCCCCTGGCTTTCCGGCCTGTTGCGTAGCCTGAGCGGGAACTACACGCTTGACTGGTCCTGGCATGCGCTCTGCGTCCTGCTACTCATGGCGCTCACACTGCGCTTTATCCCGGCTCACTACCCGGCCGAGTGGCGGCCGCGCGCCTCTGACCAGCATTAA
- a CDS encoding nucleoside deaminase: protein MSADDRYLQRALALAKQNIADGGRPFGAVLVRHDEIVAEAVNTFHLNGDPTAHAELNAVRDLAARLGSEVLRECVIYASGQPCPMCLSALYLTGVREVFFANSNQDGEPFQLSTTAIYQQLQQPLSRQTLPIHHCPQPEGPALYQRWAEQQP from the coding sequence ATGTCCGCTGACGATCGCTATCTCCAGCGCGCATTAGCGCTGGCAAAACAAAATATTGCTGACGGTGGCCGCCCCTTCGGCGCCGTTCTGGTGCGGCATGATGAGATTGTCGCCGAAGCCGTCAATACCTTTCATCTGAACGGTGACCCAACGGCGCATGCCGAACTGAATGCCGTTCGCGATCTTGCCGCCAGACTGGGAAGCGAGGTGCTGCGCGAATGCGTTATCTATGCCAGCGGGCAACCTTGTCCTATGTGCCTGAGCGCACTCTATTTAACCGGCGTGCGGGAAGTATTTTTCGCCAACAGTAATCAGGATGGCGAGCCCTTTCAGCTCTCAACCACCGCGATTTATCAGCAGCTGCAGCAGCCGCTGTCCCGGCAGACGCTGCCAATCCACCACTGCCCGCAGCCGGAGGGGCCGGCACTTTATCAGCGCTGGGCGGAACAGCAACCATGA
- the cynR gene encoding transcriptional regulator CynR gives MLLRHLSYFIAVAEHRGFTRAAAALHVSQPALSQQIRQLEAMLEVQLFDRSGRYTRLTDAGEIWLEYARRVLRDLEEGRRALHDAEDLQRGKLRIAMTPTFTTYMLGPLVEAYYRRYPGVKLLIQEMNQERMETMLLEDELDVGIAFGESLSRDIVVQPLLTETLALVVSRAHPLAHESHLQLQALDAQPLILLSSEFATREQIDRYCRRHRLEPDVRMEANSIGAVLTVIRGTPLATLLPAAIAGQYDDLVAIELKPALLQRTACLLQRQGAWQSAAAREFIALAREIAVTLEQENGQALYEDLRHLPTSLD, from the coding sequence ATGCTCCTGCGCCATCTTTCCTACTTTATCGCCGTGGCAGAACATCGTGGATTTACCCGCGCCGCCGCGGCGCTCCATGTCTCCCAGCCTGCGCTGTCACAGCAGATCCGCCAGCTGGAAGCGATGCTGGAGGTTCAGCTCTTTGACCGCTCTGGTCGTTATACCCGCCTGACCGATGCCGGAGAGATCTGGCTGGAGTATGCCCGCCGCGTGTTACGCGATCTTGAGGAGGGGCGGCGCGCCCTGCACGACGCAGAAGATCTGCAGCGTGGTAAACTCCGCATCGCCATGACGCCGACCTTTACCACTTACATGCTGGGGCCGCTGGTGGAGGCGTACTATCGACGCTACCCCGGAGTGAAATTGCTTATCCAGGAGATGAACCAGGAGCGGATGGAAACGATGCTTCTGGAGGATGAACTGGATGTGGGAATTGCCTTTGGCGAGAGCCTCTCGCGGGATATTGTGGTTCAGCCGCTGCTGACGGAAACCCTCGCGCTGGTGGTGAGCCGCGCGCATCCGCTGGCTCATGAGAGCCACCTGCAGCTACAGGCTCTCGACGCGCAGCCCCTGATCCTGCTGAGCAGCGAGTTTGCCACCCGGGAGCAGATCGACCGCTATTGTCGCCGCCATCGGCTCGAACCTGACGTGCGGATGGAGGCCAACTCCATCGGCGCCGTACTAACGGTTATTCGCGGCACGCCGCTTGCGACGCTGCTGCCAGCGGCGATCGCCGGACAGTATGATGACCTCGTGGCCATTGAGCTTAAGCCCGCGCTGCTGCAGCGCACGGCCTGTTTGCTGCAGCGTCAGGGCGCATGGCAGAGCGCTGCGGCGCGCGAATTCATTGCGCTGGCGCGGGAAATCGCGGTAACGCTTGAGCAGGAAAACGGCCAGGCCCTGTATGAGGACCTGCGTCACTTGCCGACGAGCCTGGACTAA